A segment of the Nostoc sp. TCL26-01 genome:
GCATCACCAGGACAAAAAGCTATAGAAACAGCGAGAGTGGCGGAAGCAGTAGCGATCGCTAAAGGTGAAGAGCAAATATTTCTCACAGCTAATAACCTCACCAGTACCCCGGGAACTACACCTGCTGCTACCACTACTCCTATAGTCGGTAGTACCCCAACAACTGTGCCTTTCACTACACCTGCGGACAATGGTTTCCCCAATGCGGAAACGGCAAACGCCAATGTCAATCAGCCTGCGGTTGCGACCTCTCCAGAAACCCCTATGGGGCGCAACTTACTATGGTGGTTATTGTTACCTCTAGCAGCGATCGCAGGCTCACTGGTTTGGTGGCTGAGGCGGCCATCAGCTAGTAAGGTGACTAATGATCAGCCAGAACCCACTCCCCAAGATGATGGTGATCAGTTGACTCTACCACCTGTAGCTGAGTTGCCATTAGTAGAGATCCATAATCACACTACTCCTAACTCTACTGTCGCTGATGGTGATCATTTGGCGATCGCTGACAAAGAGATAGACCATCAAGTACCAGCAACAACCAATAATTTGGGAAATTATCCAGTAGCCATTCCCCCAGAACTAGAGCAATCGCCTTGGGATATGGAAGCACCTGCTGCTGTTGTTAACACCTCATATCCCCAACTCAGAGACGTATCAGTACCTCCCACTCATTTAGAAGTACCGACTGAGGATATTCCAGAGTTACCCGATATTCCTGAACTGACGACATCGAATAGAGAACAATTGACAGTCTTACAACCTCCATTCCCAGAGGATTTACCAGATACCACTACAGCAGTAACAGATATTTGGTCTACAACCGAAGAGTTGGCAAACAGCAACCCAGAGGAACCGACGACAGAATTAACTCCAGTAGTTGATGAGGAAGTCTCGGAGGATTTAGATTCATTCCCCGATATGCCGGATATCTACCAAATCTTTGCGGATGAAGGCGAAGTTACCCAAGAGGAGACAATATCCCCAACCGCAGAAACAATTAGCTGGCCTGAGAGTGCAGAAGAACCTCCAACAAACTCGACATTTGCAGAAATTCCTGAAGATGCTTTAAATTTGGTCGCTGATGCTGCCGAACTGGGTGAGAGTGAAACCTTGGAGGAAACAGAATTCTTAACCCCATCCAGTTTAGGGACTCTGGCAGGTGGTGCAGCTTTAGCAGGCGCAGGAGTCGCTACCTGGAATGTTGTTTCTAGCATTGAGGAAACAGAAACATTACCTGTACCTGTAGTCAGTGACACTCCTGAAGAAAATTTACCAACAGTGGTTGCAGAAACAGCTGATTTACCAGATGAAGAGGAAGAAAGCAGCATCGTCCTCAGACCACGTAGCCCTGAATGGGCATACGTTTCCTGGTATATTTCTCCTAGCGATCGCCAAAAACTAGAAGATGCAGGTAGCCCCGAATTAGCTCTGCACCTCTATGATGTGACGGAACTTGACTTGAGTTATCAAACTCCCCATCAGGTACAGCAGTATGAATGTGAGCCAGCTACAACGGATCGCTATATCCCCATCCCTGCTAGCGAACATGACTACATGATGGAGGTTGGCTATCTCAGCAACAACGAAACCTGGGAAACCATCGCACGTTCTCTGACGGTGCGTGTCTTTAATCGTCCCTATACGGAATCGCTATCAGCAGAATTACCCACAACAGATGCGGCTAGTATTGTTGTCTTTACTCCCCGTACACCTAAATGGGCTTATGTCAATTGGGAAATTGCTGATACTCACAAGCAAATACTCAAAGATAAGGGAATCGCTCAACTAGCACTGCGGTTGTATGATGTCACCAATGTTGACCTGAGTTATCAACATCCCCAGTTAGTACAGCAATACGAATTTGAAGAAATCACTAGCGATCGCTATGTATCAATTCCTCAAAGTGAACGCGATTATATGACAGAAATCGGTTATCAGACAACAGGCGATCGCTGGGTAACTATCGCTCGTTCTGCTAGCGCCCGTGTCTTTAACAGTCCTCACGGCGATTTTTGGTTTGTTGCTGACACTGAGTTAATGATCCACGGTGCAACTGAGCCAGGTGCAAAAGTGATGATTGCTGGTAAACCCATTACCTTGAAATCAGACGGTACTTTCCACTTGCGGATACCTTTCTCCGAAAAGGTGATTGAGTATCTGATTTCTGTCGCCAGTGAAGGACAAACTAAAAGTATCCACAAGAAGTTTTTCCAAGAAACTTCTGAAGGGGATAGGGGATAGGAGGGAATAGGCAATAGGCAATAGGCAATAGGCAATAGGGGATAGGAGGGAATAGGCAATAGGAGGGGATGGGCAATAGGAGAGGATGGGAGGGAATAGGCAATAGGCAATACCCCTAACTACCTACCTCAGCAAATGTGGGTGTTTCTACGCTATAACCAGAATAATGAAGATAAAAAAGCGACGAAACACCCTGCGCCAATCACTCGCAGTTTTCCGTTATAGCGGTAGAGCCATAAACTTGGTGTGGACTACGAGCCGCAGGATGACGATAATTTTGGCTACTTTAACTTTAGTGGCTGGGTTGTTACCTGGGGCGATCGCCTACATAGGTAAGTTGATTGTGGATGGGGTAGTTTTCTCATCCCAACTCAAACCAGATAATCAGAGTTTTGTCAATATTTCTCAACCATTATTTTATGTGCTTTTAGAGGCGATCGCTGTAGCTTTACTAGCAGCTAGTCAAAAGGGGCTAATTGTTTGTCAGTCTTTGTTGCGGGTGCTACTCGCTCAACGAGTCAATGTGCTGATTTTAGAGAAAGCCTTAACACTTGATCTGACTCATTTTGAAAACTCAGAATTTTATGACAAATTAACCAACGCCAGAAAGGAAGCCTCTATTCGTCCCCTATCTCTAGTCAACCGCACTTTTGGTTTAGGACAAAATGCCTTGGCTCTCATTACTTACGGCGTTTTACTGATCAAGTTGTCCATCTGGGCAGTAGTAGTGTTGATTTTAGCAGCCCTACCCGCATTCATCGCTGAAACCAGATTTGCTGGGGAAGCTTTTCGTGTATTTAGTTGGCGTGCGCCAGAAACCCGTCACCAGCACTACATCGAAAATCTCTTAGCCAGAGAAGACTTTGCCACGGAAATTAAACTCTATCAATTAGGAGAGATGCTATTAGGACGCTACCATAGTGTGTTTACTCAACTCTATGGCGAAGACCGAAATTTAACTATCCGCCGGGGAATGTGGGGATATTTGTTGAGTTTGGTGAGTACTGCGGCTTTTTACATCGCCTATGCTTGGATTGTGGTAGAAACAGTGGTGGGGCAAATTTCCTTGGGAGACATGACGATGTATCTGACTGTGTTTCGTCAAGGACAGTCTACCTTCGCTAATGCTCTCACTTCTATTGGGGGGATGTATGAAGACAATTTATATCTTTCCAACCTATACGATTTTTTAGAAGAGCCAGTCAATCAACCTTGGGGAAATATCACTCAAGGGATCAATCCCCAAGATGGTATCCGGTTTGAGAATGTATCTTTTACTTATCCCGGTAGTTCTCAACCTGCACTAAAAAATATTTCTCTGCATTTACAACCAGGAGAAAAATTAGCGATCGTGGGTGAAAATGGTTCAGGAAAAACTACCTTAATTAAACTGCTCACCCGACTCTACACACCCACATCTGGGAGGATTTTACTAGATGGTGTGGACTTACAAGAATGGAATGTCGATGCTTTACGTCGTCGCATTGGGGTGATTTTTCAAAACTTTGTCCGCTAT
Coding sequences within it:
- a CDS encoding DUF4912 domain-containing protein, which codes for MWQKDKKDSGIVNLALFLALATTPIATNLLVSAPILAQSEADIPAFPLPKTVENGTTVRVDGSTTLAAVNQSLKQGFEEQFAGTKVEVANSGTEAALKALLAGKIDVAAIGRGLTPEEKAQGLEQVRLHREKIAIIVGEENSFKGSLTDRQFARIFRGRITNWSQLGGSNTKIRVIDRPSESDTRKALNNYPVFKAAKFATGSTATQVTEDNTAEIVKQLGKDGISYARANQISKLPGVRVLQLHDTSPTDPKYPFSQPLVYVVNKNPSPGVAAFVGYALASPGQKAIETARVAEAVAIAKGEEQIFLTANNLTSTPGTTPAATTTPIVGSTPTTVPFTTPADNGFPNAETANANVNQPAVATSPETPMGRNLLWWLLLPLAAIAGSLVWWLRRPSASKVTNDQPEPTPQDDGDQLTLPPVAELPLVEIHNHTTPNSTVADGDHLAIADKEIDHQVPATTNNLGNYPVAIPPELEQSPWDMEAPAAVVNTSYPQLRDVSVPPTHLEVPTEDIPELPDIPELTTSNREQLTVLQPPFPEDLPDTTTAVTDIWSTTEELANSNPEEPTTELTPVVDEEVSEDLDSFPDMPDIYQIFADEGEVTQEETISPTAETISWPESAEEPPTNSTFAEIPEDALNLVADAAELGESETLEETEFLTPSSLGTLAGGAALAGAGVATWNVVSSIEETETLPVPVVSDTPEENLPTVVAETADLPDEEEESSIVLRPRSPEWAYVSWYISPSDRQKLEDAGSPELALHLYDVTELDLSYQTPHQVQQYECEPATTDRYIPIPASEHDYMMEVGYLSNNETWETIARSLTVRVFNRPYTESLSAELPTTDAASIVVFTPRTPKWAYVNWEIADTHKQILKDKGIAQLALRLYDVTNVDLSYQHPQLVQQYEFEEITSDRYVSIPQSERDYMTEIGYQTTGDRWVTIARSASARVFNSPHGDFWFVADTELMIHGATEPGAKVMIAGKPITLKSDGTFHLRIPFSEKVIEYLISVASEGQTKSIHKKFFQETSEGDRG
- a CDS encoding ABC transporter ATP-binding protein, with translation MKIKKRRNTLRQSLAVFRYSGRAINLVWTTSRRMTIILATLTLVAGLLPGAIAYIGKLIVDGVVFSSQLKPDNQSFVNISQPLFYVLLEAIAVALLAASQKGLIVCQSLLRVLLAQRVNVLILEKALTLDLTHFENSEFYDKLTNARKEASIRPLSLVNRTFGLGQNALALITYGVLLIKLSIWAVVVLILAALPAFIAETRFAGEAFRVFSWRAPETRHQHYIENLLAREDFATEIKLYQLGEMLLGRYHSVFTQLYGEDRNLTIRRGMWGYLLSLVSTAAFYIAYAWIVVETVVGQISLGDMTMYLTVFRQGQSTFANALTSIGGMYEDNLYLSNLYDFLEEPVNQPWGNITQGINPQDGIRFENVSFTYPGSSQPALKNISLHLQPGEKLAIVGENGSGKTTLIKLLTRLYTPTSGRILLDGVDLQEWNVDALRRRIGVIFQNFVRYQFTVGENIGVGDVNNLKDSSRWQVAAQKGMAQQFIERLPQNFQTQLGRWFKGGQELSGGQWQKIALARAFMRSQADILVLDEPTSAIDAQAEFEIFNHFRALTQNQMVFLISHRFSTVRMADKIMVIENGEMVEQGTHTELLAADGNYARLFWLQAAGYQ